AGTTAGTGGATCCTCTCCTGCATATGTATATATGTTCATTGAAGCTATGGCTGATGTAGCGGTTCTGGCAGGTATGCCTAGAGATAAGGCATATAAATTTGCCGCCCAATCCATAATGGGATCAGCTAAGATGGTTCTTGATACGGGAATTCATCCTGCAGCACTTAAGGATATGGTTTGCTCGCCAGGAGGAACGACCATTGAAGCAGCGGCAGTTCTTGAAGAAATGGGCTTTAGATCTTCTGTAATTTCTGCTATGAAGTCCTGTATAAAAAAATCAAGTAAACTTACGAGTAAATGAAGAATGAATTTTCAACTTCTCACATGTGTTTCTAATATAAATTAAAATATATTATAAAAGGGCTGCTATTAAAAATAGCCGCCCTTTTCTTATTTGCTCATTAAGGTATGTATTGTAGGATTGTTAAATACTTTATTTGCCACATGTAAAAATTCTTCTTTTGTTATTTCATCTAATATCTTTAATTCTTCCTCAAAGGACTCTATTGAGTGCTCCATTATTCTTTGGGTCAACAAGAAGTGAGCTAATCCACCACAGTCTTCAACTAAAGACAATAGGGATGTTTTAACTAACTTTTTCATATGGTTTATGGTTTTTTCATCAAATACTATAGTGCCATTTTTTATATCAGTAATAGATTTTTCTATTACCTTTTGTGCATCTACTATGTCTGAATCAGAAGCTGTAGTGTAGATACATAAAGTCTTTATGGATTTGGTAGTATCCACTTCAGAATACACGTCATAGGAAAAACCATTATCTTCCCTAAGACATTTAAATAGTATGGAGTTTGCACTTTCTCCAAACTTATAATTTAGAGTCTCTAAAACTAGTTCCTCCCTGCGGGTAAGATTGTGGAAGGTGTATAGGAATATAAGTGTATTTTGAGATATATTATCTTTATAGGATATTTTTTTTGTAGGTTTATTTTTTTCTGCAAAGAGGGGAGATTTTATGGAATTCCCTTCTTTCCATATACCAAAATACTTTTCTACCATAGCTTTTGCTTCCTCATGACTGTAAGGCGATGCTACACTTACTACACAGTTGTTTGGTACATAGTATTTATTATAAAATTTTATAATATCTTTTCTTGAAAATTTATTGATATTTTTCTTGGTTCCTAAGATATCATAGCGAAGGGGATGGTCTTTAAATGCTATGGAATTAATTTTCCTAAAACTATACTCCTCCACATCATCCAAAGAAGATTTGATTTCTGATATTACTACCTTTTTTTCCTTTTCTAATTCGTCCTTAGGAAAGGTAGAATTCATAATCATATCAGATAATAATTCCATAGAATTTTCAAATTCATCTTTAAGGGCCGTTATTGCTAAAACAGTAGATGAATAATTAGTATAAGCATCATAAGAACCAGCTCTTTCTTCTAAATCATCATTAATATTATGATTAGTTCTTTTGTTAGTTCCTTTAAATAACATGTGCTCTATAAGATGACTAAGACCCTTCTCATTTAATGTTTCGTATAGAGCGCCTACTTTTAAGCCTATTTGTACAGATGTAAAATTAGTGTTCTTCTTTACTGTTATTAAATTAAGTCCATTAGGTAAAACGTGTTCCTTATAATCAAAATATGATTTCATACATTAACTCCTGTCCTTATAGGATTCTATCTTTATACTATTGTATTGTAGCATAAATACATATATGTAGAAATGATTATTAAAAATATATTTTATGAAGACAATAATCATATTAGGGTATATATAATTATAAAATTATTATGATGGAGGAAGAGTTTTATGGATAAGAAATATAAAAAGCCTAGTGATGAAGAAATAGGAAGAAAATTAAATCCTATACAATATGCAGTGACTCAAGAAGATAATACGGAAAGGCCCTTTCAAAATGAATTTTGGGATCACAAAAAAGAAGGAATATACGTAGACATAGTATCTGGGGAACCCTTATTTTCTTCAAATGATAAGTTTGATTCAGGTTGCGGTTGGCCTAGTTTTACTAAGCCAGTAGATAGGTCATATATAAAGGAAAAGGCAGACTTTAGTCACAATATGAACAGAATAGAAGTTAGAAGCAAAAACGGAGACTCACATCTAGGCCATGTGTTTAACGATGGCCCCTTAGACAGAGGTGGCATGAGATATTGTATAAATAGTGCATCTCTTAGATTTGTTCCAAAGGATAAAATGAAAGAAGAAGGATATGAAGAATATTTGATTTTATTTGAAAAAGAGTTTAAATAAAATTTTTAATAAGAATCCATACTAATGCTTCACATCTTCCGAATCTGTTAAATATATTGTAAAAATTGTAGTTTGTAAAAGAAATGATAATATATTAAAATACAATCTATATAGAATAAAATTTGGAGGAAGTATTATGTACAAACTTATAGCATTAGATATGGATGGAACGTTATTAAATTCTAATAAGGAAATTTCTAAAGAAAATTATGAAGCTATTAAAAAGGCTAGAGAAAATGGGGTAAAGGTGGTATTAGCCACAGGAAGGCCTGTAGATGGAGTGAAAAAATATCTAGAAGAACTAGATATGGTAAGTGATGAAGAATATGTGGCTGCCTATAATGGAGCAGTAATACAAAATGGTAAGAGTGGAGATATAATAAGTAAGATACCTTTAAACTTAGACTGTTATAAAGAATTATATGAACTTAGTAAGGAGTTAGAAGTAAATATACATGCCCTTACAGAGAAGGGGGTTACAACACCTAAGTATAATGAGTATACGGAAGTGGAAGCTACTATAAATGAAATACCCCTAATGGTAGAGGAAGTCAGTGACATAGATGAGAATGAGACCATAATAAAGGTCATGTTCATAGATGATCCTAAAAAATTAGATGACATAACAGATAAAATTCCTGAACATATAAAAGAAAAATATACGGTGGTTAGAACATACCCTATATTCTTGGAATTCTTAGATAAGAGGGTTGATAAGGCCTTTGGAGTTAAGACTATTGCTGAAAACTTAAATATAAAACAAGAAGAGATCATATGTGTGGGAGATGCAGGAAATGATTTAGGGATGGTTAAATATGCAGGGCTAGGGGTTGCCATGGACAATGCCTTTGATGAAGTGAAAGAAATTGCAAATTATGTAACCTTATCTAATGATAATCATGGAGTTGCCCATGTTATAGAGAAATTCATATTAAATATGGGTGCGTAAAAATAATAGCCTAAAGGTATATATCTTTAGGCTATTATTAATTTATTCTTTAGAATGGACATGATATAATATAAATCGATTCCCATTAAAAGTAGGATTTTCATAAATATACTATTCATAGATTTAAACTAGGTGGTAAATGAACATGTTAAATAAATTATTTTTAAATAAATATAAAAAAAGTTTCTTCAACTATAAAGATATTTCATGTAATGATAAAGGAATAATAAAAATGTTTATCATATATTCCTTATTGACTTTTATAGCATTCATTGGGTTTGCGGAGCTTACCTATAATTTTTATATGAATAATCAGGAAAAGGCAATTCGTGAAAATCTATTTAGTTTGGCAAATCAATATTCTCAGAGAATTCAAGAGAACTTGATTAATGAAATATATGTGGTAAACACTCTTGAGGTAATGTTGAAATTAACAGATTATGATGTGGAATCCTTTTATAAATGGGGGCCACCTATACTAGAATCAAACCCTAATATAACATCAATTCAATTAGCACCTAATGGAATTGTTCAATATATATATCCTCTAGAAGGGAACGAAAAGGCAATAGGACATAATTTGCTAAAAGATGTAAATAGAGATGATGGGGCTATTAAAGCAATTAAAGATAAGGCCATAACATTTATAGGCCCTGTTAAGCTTATACAAAATGGTAAAATGGCTGTAATAGCTAGGAAACCAATTTTTAAGTTAGATAATGGTGTAGACGAATTTTGGGGATTTACTATTGTGTTAATAAACATTGAAAATATTTTAATTCCAGAACTTAAGTATGTAGAAGAAAAGGGATTAGCCTATAGAATTTTAGGAAATGATCCAGATAGACAAGAGAAACCTGTAATAATATCATCTTCTACAAAGATAGAAAAGTGGGAGGCTTCCTATCCAATTGTGGTACCAAATGGACAGTGGACTATTGAAATGACATATATTGATAAACGCTCAAAGGAGCATGATTTATTGCACCTATATATTATTTTAGGAGGTATAATTCTAGCAACTTTGTATTGTACTCAACATTTTAGAATGATTAAAAAGTCTATTGAGGTAGATTGGTTAAATGAAAAATTAACAGAACTATCTTATACGGATGAGTTGACTAATATAAAAAATAGAAGGGGCGTTTTAATAGAATTAGAATTATTAATAGAAGAAGCTCAATTATATAATAGACCTCTTAGTATTGGTATGATAGACATTGATTTTTTTAAGGATATAAATGATTCCCTAGGCCATGACGGTGGAGATAATGCTTTGAAGCATATTATTAATATTTTCAAAAATAATCTAGACTCTTGTCACACCATTGGTAGAACGGGAGGGGATGAATTCATTTGTATATTTAGAGACAGCCATATACGTGAAGCTAATATGATAGCTAAGGGATTAGAAGATAATCTTAAAGGCTCACCATTTATATATTTAGGAAAAGAAATTTCTCTAACCTTTTCCATGGGCATTGTACAATATGACATTCATGGAGATACTTTAGAATCTTTAATAAATAGGGCAGATAAGGCACTTTATGATGCAAAATTAAAAGGAAGAAATCAAATAATATGCATGTAGGTATTTAAGTCTACTAAAAATGATTATCTTACCATGTGTAGGAGGAAAATATAAATGAGCCATAACTAATCAATTTTGATTAATTATGGCTCATTTATATTTGAATTACTAATTAATGCATAATTTTTATAGAATGAATATGATATTATGCATTTAGCTTTCTGTATTGATTAGGGGACAGATTTGTTATTTTTTTAAAAACCTTTGAAAAGTAGCTTACATCTTCAAAGCCTACAGTTAAACCAATATCAAGTATAGTACGGTTAGTTAAAACTAATAATCGTTTTGCCTCATCAATTCGTAGTTTATTTACATATTTAGTAAAGGATATGCCCTGTTCCTTTTTAAAAAGAGAAGAAAAATACTTTGGGCTTAAGCCGATTTTATTAGAGACATGTTCTAAGGATATGGATTCCATATAGTGAGAGTTAATAAATGTAAGTGCTTCTTTAAATTTTACAGGATTTTTAGATTCATGAAGGTGAATAACACTTTCAGTAAAATGATTAAGAACCTTTAGGATACAATAGGATAAATCATCCATATTATTAATACTATTTAGTTCATGAATAAATTGATAATTCATACTAAATATTTTTGAAAGTTCTGCACCACCTTCTACGGCAGCTCTAGAGATTAAGGAGCATATTTCTAAAGATCTAGCTTTGGTAACTTCAATGGAAACTCCTGTAGTATAAAAAACGTATCCAAGTAATTCGTTAAGTACAACTTTTGCACCATTAATATCTCCTTGTTTTACTCTCATTAATAGCTCCTTTTCCTTTTCATAGGGATAAATAGAATTTAATGTATCCTGTGACTTTATAGAATGAATCATTTCTCCAATACGAGATTGTTGCAGCATTTTAGAATGTTGTTCTTTTAATTGTTGCTTATTTTCTTGAGTAATTTGCTTCCCTATTATTTCAATAAGTTTACTAAGAAATCTCACACGCTTTGGGTCTACTACAGGGATGCTACGTAGATGAGAGTGAATTTTACCTTTATGTTTTAAATGGATATGATTTTTACATAAAATATCATCAACCATTATTTCGTCTGGGTAATTCATGAGAACAGGGCCACCAATAAGAGCACCACTAAATACCCCCTCATGAATAATAGGATAAGAAAATTCAGTTAATCCAGCAGGACAAAAGAAGATGAAAGATTCACCTAAGTTAAAAGCCTGTCGACTAGTATATAAATGGGTTTGTTCACATACTCCTGAATCAGTAATGATTTCATGAAAAAGACTACAGAAGGATTTCTCATTTCCACGAGTTAATATTGTTTTTCCACTACTATTAATATATTTTATGGAAATATATGTAGATTCATAAAACGTATCAAGAATACTTGCCAAAATATTTTCATCTAAATTCCCATGAACATCAAAAATCATATAATACCTCCATAAATGATAAGATACATGTATTTTATCATGAATAATTCCATGTAAGAATAAATATAAGGAAAAATTACAAAAAATCATACTTTTGAACAAGAAAAATTACAAATATAAAATATTCGATCCATATGTATGATTGTGACATGTAAAATTAAAAGAAAGAAAATAAATTTATCCATATATTAATATTTGTTATAGGGTATATGCCTCTAATACCAATGATAATGGTATTAGAAAAAACATAGAAACGTTTTCACGACATATTACAACAATGTGTACTTTTAAACGAGAAAAATTATTAAGTAAAATTTATAATTAAGATAAGAGTTAAATGGGAAATCAATGAATATTAAACATACTGATAATTATAAGGAGGATAATATGACAGGAAAAGAACGAATTATAAAACTATTAAAAAAGGAAAAAGTAGATCAAGTACCATGGGTACCATTTTCAGGAGTACATGCAGGAAAGCTTAAGGGATATACGGCTAGAGACGTACTACAAGATAAAGATAAATTAGTAGAATCTTTATTAGAAGTAAAGAAATTATACCAACCAGATGGTATGCCAGTAGTTTTTGACTTACAAATAGAAGCAGAAATATTAGGTTGTGAATTATTATGGGCAGAAGATAACCCACCTTCTGTAAGAACTCATCCATTAGCAGAAACAAAAGAAATCCCTTGTGATTGTACTATACCTTCCAAAGAAGATGGAAGAATTCCTATGATTTTAGAAGCTATGAGAGAGATGAAAGAAAAAGTTGGAGATGATACAGCTTTATATGGATTAATCACAGGGCCATTTACATTAGCATCTCACTTAAGAGGAGTTAACATGTTTATGGATATGGTAGAAGATCCAGAGTACGTTAAAAACCTAATGAAATTTACAACTAAGGTTGCAAATGCAATGAGTGAATATTTCATAGAAGCAGGTATGGACGTTATAGCAGTAGTTGATCCACTAGTATCTCAAATTTCTCCAAGACACTTTAAGAAAATGTTACATGAACCATTTGCAGAAGTTTTCGATTTCATCCGTGAAAAGGGAGCTTTATCTTCATTCTTCGTATGTGGAGATGCTACAAAGAACATAGAACCTATGTGTAAAACAAACCCAGATTCTGTATCTATAGACGAAAATATTGATATGGCTAAGGCTAAGGAAATTACTGATAAGTATGACATTGTAATTGGAGGAAATATTCCATTAACAACAGTTATGCTTCACGGAACTCAACAAGATAACATGAAATGTGTAGTAGATATACTAGATTCAGTATCTCATGATAGATTAATTGTAGCACCAGGGTGTGATATGCCATATGATTTACCTATTGAAAATTCAATAGCTGTACAACAGGCTATTCGTCACACAGAAGAAGTTAGAGAAATGCTTAAAAACTACACTGCTGTAGAGGAAGATATTCATATAGAATTACCAGATTACGATGCTCTTGAAAAGCCATTTGTAGAAGTATTTACATTAGACTCAATTGCTTGTGCTGCTTGTACTTACATGATGGGAGCTGCAAACGATGCAAAAGAACATTTTGGAGATAAGATAGATGTAGTAGAGTATAAGTATACGGAAAAGGAAAGTATAGCTCGTTGTAAAGCTATGGGAGTTACTAACTTACCAAGTATCTATATAAATGGTGAATTAGTATATAGCTCAATAATTCCAAGTAGACAAGAATTTATTGATAAAATTAATGAATGCACTGTTGCTTTAAATAATTAAGTTATTACTAGATAAAAGGATTCGGAAGAATCCTTTTTATCTAACCTAATATTTTCAGAGTGAAAGGAAGGGCAATATGATTGATATTTACTTAATTACAGGTTTCTTAGGAGCAGGTAAAACTACATTAATGAGAAATCTTTTAAACGGATTCGAAGGTAATAAGACCGCTATTATTGTAAATGAGTTTGGAAAAGAAGGGGTAGATGGAAATCTATTAGAAAAAGAAGGCATGCTTATAGAAGAAATTAATAATGGTTCTATATTTTGTGTGTGCCGCTCAGACCTGTTTATAGATGCCATACTTAAATCAGCAGATTTAGGTGTGGAAAATCTCATAGTAGAAAGTTCTGGACTTGCTGATCCTTTTGGAATGCCAAAAATCATGACTATCCTTGAAAAGTTAGCTCCTAATGAATTTCATTATAGTGGCTCTATTTGTGTAGTTGATAGTAAAAATTTCTATAAAGTATATGAAACAGCTGTAGCTATAGAACATCAAGTACAGGGAGCAGACCTTATATTTATGAATAAAACAGATATTGCTACAGATGAAGAAATTCAGTCAGTTGAGAAAACCATTAGAGAATTAAATAATCATGCCCGTATAATAAAAACGAATTTTTCAAAAATAGACGATTTTGATGAAATTATTAAACTTCAGTGGCACAAGCCTGATATGAAAGGTATCTTAATAAAGAAAACACTAGGAATTAGTAAATATATCTTAAAGTTTCATTGTAATAACTTGAATCTGTTAAAAGAATGGCTAGAAGAATGGGCAGAAGAAGTATACCGCGTAAAAGGATTTTGTAAGATAAATGGAGAGAGT
This window of the Anaeromicrobium sediminis genome carries:
- the yidA gene encoding sugar-phosphatase, which encodes MYKLIALDMDGTLLNSNKEISKENYEAIKKARENGVKVVLATGRPVDGVKKYLEELDMVSDEEYVAAYNGAVIQNGKSGDIISKIPLNLDCYKELYELSKELEVNIHALTEKGVTTPKYNEYTEVEATINEIPLMVEEVSDIDENETIIKVMFIDDPKKLDDITDKIPEHIKEKYTVVRTYPIFLEFLDKRVDKAFGVKTIAENLNIKQEEIICVGDAGNDLGMVKYAGLGVAMDNAFDEVKEIANYVTLSNDNHGVAHVIEKFILNMGA
- a CDS encoding sensor domain-containing diguanylate cyclase, which gives rise to MLNKLFLNKYKKSFFNYKDISCNDKGIIKMFIIYSLLTFIAFIGFAELTYNFYMNNQEKAIRENLFSLANQYSQRIQENLINEIYVVNTLEVMLKLTDYDVESFYKWGPPILESNPNITSIQLAPNGIVQYIYPLEGNEKAIGHNLLKDVNRDDGAIKAIKDKAITFIGPVKLIQNGKMAVIARKPIFKLDNGVDEFWGFTIVLINIENILIPELKYVEEKGLAYRILGNDPDRQEKPVIISSSTKIEKWEASYPIVVPNGQWTIEMTYIDKRSKEHDLLHLYIILGGIILATLYCTQHFRMIKKSIEVDWLNEKLTELSYTDELTNIKNRRGVLIELELLIEEAQLYNRPLSIGMIDIDFFKDINDSLGHDGGDNALKHIINIFKNNLDSCHTIGRTGGDEFICIFRDSHIREANMIAKGLEDNLKGSPFIYLGKEISLTFSMGIVQYDIHGDTLESLINRADKALYDAKLKGRNQIICM
- a CDS encoding PocR ligand-binding domain-containing protein, whose amino-acid sequence is MIFDVHGNLDENILASILDTFYESTYISIKYINSSGKTILTRGNEKSFCSLFHEIITDSGVCEQTHLYTSRQAFNLGESFIFFCPAGLTEFSYPIIHEGVFSGALIGGPVLMNYPDEIMVDDILCKNHIHLKHKGKIHSHLRSIPVVDPKRVRFLSKLIEIIGKQITQENKQQLKEQHSKMLQQSRIGEMIHSIKSQDTLNSIYPYEKEKELLMRVKQGDINGAKVVLNELLGYVFYTTGVSIEVTKARSLEICSLISRAAVEGGAELSKIFSMNYQFIHELNSINNMDDLSYCILKVLNHFTESVIHLHESKNPVKFKEALTFINSHYMESISLEHVSNKIGLSPKYFSSLFKKEQGISFTKYVNKLRIDEAKRLLVLTNRTILDIGLTVGFEDVSYFSKVFKKITNLSPNQYRKLNA
- a CDS encoding uroporphyrinogen decarboxylase family protein — encoded protein: MTGKERIIKLLKKEKVDQVPWVPFSGVHAGKLKGYTARDVLQDKDKLVESLLEVKKLYQPDGMPVVFDLQIEAEILGCELLWAEDNPPSVRTHPLAETKEIPCDCTIPSKEDGRIPMILEAMREMKEKVGDDTALYGLITGPFTLASHLRGVNMFMDMVEDPEYVKNLMKFTTKVANAMSEYFIEAGMDVIAVVDPLVSQISPRHFKKMLHEPFAEVFDFIREKGALSSFFVCGDATKNIEPMCKTNPDSVSIDENIDMAKAKEITDKYDIVIGGNIPLTTVMLHGTQQDNMKCVVDILDSVSHDRLIVAPGCDMPYDLPIENSIAVQQAIRHTEEVREMLKNYTAVEEDIHIELPDYDALEKPFVEVFTLDSIACAACTYMMGAANDAKEHFGDKIDVVEYKYTEKESIARCKAMGVTNLPSIYINGELVYSSIIPSRQEFIDKINECTVALNN
- a CDS encoding M16 family metallopeptidase; translation: MKSYFDYKEHVLPNGLNLITVKKNTNFTSVQIGLKVGALYETLNEKGLSHLIEHMLFKGTNKRTNHNINDDLEERAGSYDAYTNYSSTVLAITALKDEFENSMELLSDMIMNSTFPKDELEKEKKVVISEIKSSLDDVEEYSFRKINSIAFKDHPLRYDILGTKKNINKFSRKDIIKFYNKYYVPNNCVVSVASPYSHEEAKAMVEKYFGIWKEGNSIKSPLFAEKNKPTKKISYKDNISQNTLIFLYTFHNLTRREELVLETLNYKFGESANSILFKCLREDNGFSYDVYSEVDTTKSIKTLCIYTTASDSDIVDAQKVIEKSITDIKNGTIVFDEKTINHMKKLVKTSLLSLVEDCGGLAHFLLTQRIMEHSIESFEEELKILDEITKEEFLHVANKVFNNPTIHTLMSK
- a CDS encoding CobW family GTP-binding protein; this encodes MIDIYLITGFLGAGKTTLMRNLLNGFEGNKTAIIVNEFGKEGVDGNLLEKEGMLIEEINNGSIFCVCRSDLFIDAILKSADLGVENLIVESSGLADPFGMPKIMTILEKLAPNEFHYSGSICVVDSKNFYKVYETAVAIEHQVQGADLIFMNKTDIATDEEIQSVEKTIRELNNHARIIKTNFSKIDDFDEIIKLQWHKPDMKGILIKKTLGISKYILKFHCNNLNLLKEWLEEWAEEVYRVKGFCKINGESYLVEAVQSQIHIEKLNYDKEEDFLVVLGPSRDVIKEKIKASWFEKFETNIEIL